Proteins found in one Labrenzia sp. VG12 genomic segment:
- a CDS encoding substrate-binding domain-containing protein produces the protein MTKRVFRWAVPVLAGLGFAAASAAGAMAEDIKIAHVYGKTGPFEAYAKQSHTGLLMGLEYATDGTMEIDGRKIVVIEKDTQLKPDIGKAALAEAYGDDEVDVAVGPVSSGVALAMLPVAEEYEKLLIVEPAVADSITGANWNRYVFRTSRNSSQDAIANAVALGQEGVSIATLAQDYAFGRDGVAAFKEALEGTGAKLVFEEYAPTDTKDFTANAQRVFDALKDEPGRKFLFVIWAGGGNPISKIKAMEPERFGVEIATGGNILAAMKAYKELPGMEGATYYYYEIPKNPVNDWLVSEHQKRFDAPPDFFTAGGMSAGIAIVEAIRKAGSTDTEELITAMEGMEFDSPKGKMMFRAEDHQALQPMYHFKIRVDPDVEWGIPELVRELKIEDMNIPIRNQ, from the coding sequence ATGACGAAACGCGTATTCCGCTGGGCAGTGCCGGTTCTGGCCGGTCTCGGCTTCGCGGCGGCTTCTGCGGCAGGTGCCATGGCAGAAGATATCAAGATCGCGCATGTCTACGGCAAGACCGGGCCGTTTGAAGCCTATGCCAAGCAATCGCATACCGGCCTTCTCATGGGGCTGGAATATGCCACTGACGGCACGATGGAGATCGATGGCCGCAAGATCGTGGTGATCGAAAAGGACACGCAGCTGAAGCCGGATATCGGCAAGGCGGCGCTGGCCGAAGCCTATGGCGACGATGAAGTCGATGTTGCGGTGGGACCGGTTTCCTCCGGTGTTGCACTGGCCATGCTGCCGGTCGCCGAGGAATATGAAAAACTTCTGATCGTCGAGCCGGCTGTGGCAGACTCCATCACGGGTGCCAACTGGAACCGCTACGTTTTCCGCACGTCGCGCAACTCCTCGCAGGACGCAATCGCCAATGCCGTCGCGCTTGGTCAGGAAGGTGTTTCCATCGCGACACTGGCTCAGGACTATGCCTTTGGCCGTGATGGTGTAGCCGCCTTCAAGGAAGCGCTGGAAGGCACGGGTGCCAAGCTGGTGTTCGAGGAATATGCGCCGACCGATACCAAGGATTTCACGGCCAATGCGCAGCGTGTCTTTGATGCGCTCAAGGACGAGCCGGGCCGCAAGTTCCTTTTCGTGATCTGGGCCGGTGGCGGCAACCCGATCAGCAAGATCAAGGCAATGGAGCCGGAGCGCTTCGGTGTCGAGATTGCGACCGGTGGCAATATCCTGGCGGCGATGAAGGCCTACAAGGAACTGCCGGGCATGGAAGGGGCGACCTATTACTACTACGAGATTCCGAAGAACCCGGTGAATGACTGGCTGGTGTCGGAACACCAGAAGCGTTTCGATGCGCCGCCGGACTTCTTCACCGCAGGTGGCATGTCTGCGGGGATCGCGATCGTTGAGGCCATCCGCAAGGCCGGGTCCACCGACACCGAAGAGCTGATCACGGCGATGGAAGGCATGGAATTCGACAGCCCGAAGGGCAAGATGATGTTCCGCGCCGAAGACCACCAGGCCCTGCAGCCGATGTATCACTTCAAGATCCGGGTTGATCCGGACGTCGAGTGGGGCATCCCGGAGCTGGTGCGCGAACTCAAGATCGAGGACATGAACATCCCGATCCGCAACCAGTAA
- a CDS encoding ABC transporter ATP-binding protein, producing the protein MAKEHPILETKDLTIRFGGHVAVDHVSCAFDRGTLTAIVGPNGAGKTTYFNLISGQLTATSGTVLLNGEVITKMSVPDRTDRGIGRAFQLTNLFPTLSVRENVRLVAQAKARKGFDLFSIAESHVELLERADHVLSEVRLIDQADQTVSALPHGDQRKLEVALLIALGPQVLMFDEPTAGMSVDEVPVILELIQKLKADMDRTILLVEHKMDVIRTLADRIIVLHNGELVADGEPAEVIALPVVQEAYLGKAPDAAGEAA; encoded by the coding sequence GTGGCCAAGGAACACCCGATTCTTGAAACCAAGGACCTCACGATCCGCTTTGGCGGTCACGTGGCGGTCGATCATGTCTCCTGCGCTTTCGACCGGGGCACGCTGACGGCGATTGTCGGACCGAACGGGGCCGGCAAGACCACCTATTTCAATCTCATCTCCGGCCAGCTGACCGCGACCAGCGGCACAGTGCTCCTGAATGGGGAAGTCATCACGAAGATGTCCGTGCCGGACCGTACGGATCGCGGCATCGGGCGGGCATTTCAGCTCACCAATCTCTTTCCGACCTTGAGCGTGCGCGAGAACGTGCGGCTGGTGGCTCAGGCCAAGGCACGCAAGGGCTTCGATCTCTTCTCCATTGCCGAAAGCCATGTCGAGCTTCTGGAGCGGGCCGACCATGTTCTGTCCGAAGTCCGGCTGATCGATCAGGCCGACCAGACAGTCTCGGCCTTGCCTCATGGCGATCAACGCAAGTTGGAAGTGGCGCTGCTGATCGCGCTCGGGCCGCAGGTGCTGATGTTCGACGAGCCGACCGCCGGCATGAGTGTCGATGAAGTGCCGGTGATCCTGGAACTGATCCAGAAGCTGAAGGCCGACATGGACCGCACCATCTTGCTGGTCGAACACAAGATGGACGTCATCCGCACGCTCGCGGACAGGATCATTGTCCTGCATAACGGCGAACTCGTTGCCGACGGCGAACCGGCCGAGGTGATTGCCCTGCCGGTGGTGCAGGAGGCCTATCTCGGCAAGGCGCCGGACGCGGCCGGGGAGGCAGCTTGA
- a CDS encoding branched-chain amino acid ABC transporter permease, translating into MLTRLLSGDTPRSGLLTALLLIVLISLAFAPFLFPGTKSLETAARICIFIVLVASYDLLLGYAGIVSFAHTMFFGIGAYGTALALSSTGPSYTSLIWGTAAGALVAALFALAIGLFSLRVKAIFFAMVTLAVASAFAVFISQMSWLTGGEDGLNYKIPRELTPAFKLVKEKVFGVWINGKLLAYYLVFFGSAILFLVMLRIVNSPFGRTLKAVRDNAFRAEAIGYRVVWYRTTATVLSAVMAALAGSLLAIWLRYTGPATTLSMEIMIDILLMVVIGGMGTLYGAVLGATLFILAQTYLQNLMGVAADATSAVPFLSTLVAPERWLLWLGVLFILSVYFFPSGIVGRLRAGRA; encoded by the coding sequence ATGCTGACAAGACTTCTTTCGGGCGACACACCGCGCAGCGGCCTCCTGACCGCGCTCTTGCTGATCGTACTGATCTCGCTTGCTTTCGCCCCCTTTCTGTTTCCGGGCACCAAGTCGCTGGAGACGGCGGCGCGCATCTGCATCTTCATCGTGCTGGTGGCCAGTTATGACCTGCTGCTCGGCTATGCCGGGATCGTGTCCTTTGCCCATACGATGTTTTTCGGGATCGGCGCCTATGGAACAGCGCTTGCGCTGTCCTCCACCGGACCCTCCTACACGTCACTCATCTGGGGCACGGCTGCCGGCGCGCTGGTGGCGGCCCTCTTCGCGCTGGCTATCGGACTGTTCTCCCTGCGCGTGAAGGCCATCTTCTTTGCCATGGTAACGTTGGCGGTCGCGAGCGCCTTTGCCGTTTTCATCTCGCAGATGTCCTGGCTCACCGGCGGCGAGGACGGGCTCAACTACAAGATCCCGCGAGAGCTGACGCCTGCCTTCAAGCTGGTGAAGGAGAAGGTGTTCGGGGTCTGGATCAATGGCAAGCTGCTGGCCTATTACCTGGTGTTCTTCGGTTCCGCGATCCTGTTCCTGGTCATGCTGCGCATCGTCAACTCGCCCTTCGGCCGAACGCTGAAGGCGGTGAGGGACAATGCCTTCCGTGCCGAGGCGATCGGCTATCGGGTGGTCTGGTACCGGACGACGGCAACGGTTCTGTCCGCCGTCATGGCTGCCCTGGCCGGGTCGCTGCTGGCCATCTGGCTGCGCTACACGGGTCCGGCAACTACACTTTCGATGGAAATCATGATCGACATACTGCTCATGGTCGTGATAGGGGGCATGGGGACGCTCTATGGAGCCGTGCTCGGGGCCACCTTGTTCATCCTGGCGCAGACCTATCTGCAGAACCTGATGGGCGTGGCGGCCGACGCGACCAGTGCCGTACCGTTTCTGTCGACACTGGTGGCGCCCGAACGCTGGCTGCTCTGGCTGGGTGTCCTGTTTATTTTGTCGGTTTATTTCTTCCCGTCAGGCATTGTCGGGCGATTACGGGCAGGGCGTGCGTGA
- a CDS encoding branched-chain amino acid ABC transporter permease, whose translation MSETSIKPRIEKVPISEQFFQKLPLLLVPLLAVAGLVAIGNPASWLTLTVAGLAMGMMIFIMASGLTVVFGLMDVINFGHGAFVAVGAFVGFTVLAWLAGWTASPSVMMNLVAVLIAILAAMLVTGLLGYAFERVIVMPVYGEHLKQILVTMGGLIVAQQMIYVVWGPDELHISRPEALQGSWVLGEAAIEKYRLVAVGIGVALFLAMRHILKNTKIGLLVRAGVENGEMVESLGYRIRRLFLIVFMTGSALAGLGGVMWGLYQETITAHMGSEIMVLVFIVVIIGGLGSVEGCFIGAMLVGLLANYTAFLAPKVALISTIALMVVILMWRPQGLYPVVKAK comes from the coding sequence ATGAGCGAAACTTCGATCAAACCCCGCATCGAGAAAGTGCCGATCAGCGAGCAGTTTTTCCAGAAGCTGCCGCTTCTGCTCGTGCCGCTGCTGGCGGTCGCCGGCCTTGTCGCGATCGGCAATCCGGCGAGCTGGCTGACACTGACGGTCGCCGGTCTTGCCATGGGCATGATGATCTTCATCATGGCATCCGGCCTGACGGTGGTCTTCGGCCTGATGGACGTGATCAATTTCGGCCACGGGGCCTTTGTGGCGGTCGGCGCCTTTGTCGGTTTCACTGTGCTCGCCTGGCTCGCCGGCTGGACGGCCTCGCCAAGCGTGATGATGAACCTCGTCGCCGTCCTGATCGCCATACTGGCGGCGATGCTGGTCACCGGGCTGCTTGGTTATGCCTTTGAACGGGTGATTGTGATGCCCGTCTATGGGGAGCACCTGAAACAGATCCTGGTGACCATGGGCGGACTGATCGTTGCCCAGCAGATGATCTACGTGGTCTGGGGCCCCGATGAGCTGCACATTTCACGACCCGAAGCCCTTCAGGGGTCCTGGGTGCTCGGAGAAGCCGCCATCGAGAAATACCGGCTGGTCGCCGTCGGCATTGGGGTCGCACTGTTTCTGGCCATGCGCCACATTCTCAAGAACACCAAGATCGGATTGCTGGTGCGGGCCGGCGTGGAAAACGGCGAGATGGTCGAGTCGCTCGGCTACCGCATCCGCCGCCTGTTCCTGATCGTCTTCATGACCGGTTCGGCGCTGGCCGGGCTCGGCGGTGTCATGTGGGGGCTCTACCAGGAAACGATCACGGCCCATATGGGCTCGGAGATCATGGTGCTGGTCTTCATCGTGGTGATCATTGGCGGGCTCGGCTCGGTCGAGGGCTGCTTTATCGGCGCGATGCTGGTCGGGCTCCTGGCCAATTACACGGCGTTCCTGGCGCCAAAGGTGGCGCTGATTTCAACGATTGCATTGATGGTGGTGATCCTGATGTGGCGGCCGCAGGGGCTCTACCCCGTGGTCAAGGCGAAGTAA
- a CDS encoding glutamate synthase-related protein, protein MKKQAVAKLSTLPDREPQYALVADVDLVVVRFDDDVSVFYGRCLHRGALMSDGYVQGDNLICGLHYWDYRLDSGVSEYNNSEALPKFQSWVEGDDVLVDEEEIAAWAKDHPQPFQRDQYLGLYADTSHGTEEEPYTGLIQQYARDGLTKTGHHGRVDAMGVPRTQLPDWDDIQILTAQLQRFPLLDGDPVGTDVVIGPNAQKPLRLKIPLFVSDMSFGALSEPAKIALARGAELAGTGICSGEGGMLPEEQEANSRYFYELASARFGFDWPKLNKVQAFHFKGGQGAKTGTGGHLPGAKVKGKIAEVRGLEEGTDAISPPRFPDWTECSEVKDFADEVRSRTGGIPIGYKLSAQHIEKDIDAALEIGVDYIILDGRGGGTGAAPIIFRDNISVPTIPALARARRHLDRSGRSDVSLVITGGLRKPADFVKAMALGADAIAVSNSAMQAIGCIAMRACHTNNCPVGIATQKPHLVNRLQIEKSARQLTNFFEASVELMQVMARACGYSHLNQFNPDDLTTWKREMADLSGVAYGGVA, encoded by the coding sequence ATGAAAAAACAAGCCGTTGCCAAACTCAGTACATTGCCGGACAGAGAGCCCCAATATGCGCTGGTCGCCGATGTCGATCTGGTCGTCGTGCGCTTCGATGATGACGTCTCGGTGTTCTACGGCCGATGCCTCCACCGCGGCGCGCTGATGTCGGATGGTTATGTCCAGGGCGACAACCTGATTTGCGGTCTGCACTACTGGGACTACCGCCTCGACAGCGGCGTCTCGGAATACAACAATTCCGAGGCCCTGCCCAAGTTCCAGAGCTGGGTCGAGGGTGACGACGTTCTTGTCGATGAAGAGGAAATCGCGGCCTGGGCAAAAGATCATCCGCAACCGTTTCAGCGCGATCAGTATCTCGGCCTTTATGCCGATACCAGCCACGGCACCGAGGAAGAACCTTACACTGGCCTCATCCAGCAATATGCCCGCGACGGCCTCACCAAGACCGGCCATCACGGACGTGTCGACGCCATGGGCGTGCCGCGCACGCAGCTGCCCGACTGGGACGATATCCAGATCCTGACCGCCCAGCTGCAGCGCTTTCCCCTGCTTGACGGCGACCCCGTCGGCACCGATGTCGTTATCGGCCCGAACGCCCAGAAGCCGCTGCGCCTGAAGATCCCGCTCTTTGTCTCCGACATGAGTTTCGGCGCGCTTTCGGAGCCGGCGAAGATCGCGCTTGCCCGCGGCGCCGAGCTTGCCGGCACCGGCATCTGTTCCGGCGAAGGCGGCATGCTGCCGGAAGAGCAGGAAGCCAATTCCCGTTACTTTTACGAACTTGCCTCGGCGCGGTTCGGCTTTGACTGGCCGAAGCTCAACAAGGTCCAGGCTTTCCATTTCAAGGGAGGTCAAGGCGCGAAGACCGGCACCGGCGGGCATCTGCCCGGCGCGAAGGTCAAAGGCAAGATCGCCGAGGTGCGGGGGCTAGAAGAAGGTACGGATGCCATCTCGCCGCCGCGCTTCCCGGACTGGACGGAGTGTTCTGAGGTGAAGGATTTTGCCGACGAGGTGCGCAGCCGCACGGGCGGCATCCCGATCGGCTACAAGCTCTCCGCCCAGCATATCGAAAAGGACATCGACGCCGCGCTTGAGATCGGCGTGGACTACATCATTCTGGACGGCCGCGGCGGTGGCACCGGGGCGGCCCCGATCATCTTCCGGGACAACATATCCGTGCCGACCATCCCGGCGCTTGCCCGCGCGCGGCGCCATCTCGACAGAAGCGGTCGCAGCGATGTGTCACTGGTCATCACGGGCGGCCTCAGGAAACCGGCCGATTTCGTGAAGGCCATGGCTCTTGGTGCCGACGCAATTGCCGTTTCCAACTCTGCAATGCAGGCGATTGGCTGCATTGCCATGCGCGCCTGCCACACCAACAACTGTCCGGTCGGGATTGCCACCCAGAAACCCCATCTGGTCAACCGCCTGCAGATCGAAAAATCCGCCCGCCAGCTGACGAATTTCTTCGAAGCGTCCGTGGAGCTGATGCAGGTGATGGCGCGTGCCTGCGGCTATTCGCATCTGAACCAGTTCAACCCGGACGACCTGACAACCTGGAAACGGGAAATGGCCGATCTGTCCGGTGTCGCCTATGGCGGCGTTGCCTGA
- a CDS encoding Rieske 2Fe-2S domain-containing protein encodes MSVQYTPVIWNRNKIFYDAVLLIAVALYLYVFIRVGPSYEDVSKPIDGAILRMRAFGSCAFLMLTVILCIGPLARLDRRFLPLLYNRRHFGVMTAGIAAVHANYVLTWYFNFSPTDRYVALLSSNTSYGQLLGFPFETLGIVALLILFVLAATSHDFWLSFLGAPIWKALHMSIYVAYACVVLHVALGALQGPADPIFTSVVAASVVLVSGLHFATGRMEARRERGERTAQASLEQQGWVVAGDLDEIDDDCAKVVTLAEDERVAIFKYDGKLSAITNACAHQNGPLGEGKVLWGCITCPWHGYQYNLADGRAPAPFTEKISTYRLQLIGSTILLDPNALPPGTHVDPVEIGDAA; translated from the coding sequence ATGAGTGTTCAATACACCCCGGTCATCTGGAACCGGAACAAGATCTTCTACGACGCGGTCCTTCTGATTGCCGTTGCGCTCTATCTCTATGTCTTCATCCGCGTCGGCCCGTCTTATGAGGATGTCAGCAAGCCGATCGACGGCGCCATCCTGCGCATGCGGGCCTTCGGCAGCTGCGCCTTCCTGATGTTGACCGTGATCCTGTGCATCGGACCGCTTGCCCGGCTTGACCGGCGCTTCCTGCCGCTCCTGTACAATCGCCGGCATTTTGGCGTGATGACTGCCGGCATCGCGGCCGTGCACGCCAACTACGTCCTGACCTGGTATTTCAACTTCTCGCCGACGGATCGCTATGTCGCGCTTCTTTCTTCCAACACCAGCTATGGTCAGCTTCTCGGATTTCCGTTCGAGACCCTGGGGATCGTCGCGCTTCTGATCCTGTTCGTCCTGGCAGCCACCAGCCATGATTTCTGGCTGAGTTTCCTGGGCGCACCGATCTGGAAGGCGCTGCATATGTCCATTTACGTGGCCTATGCCTGTGTCGTCCTGCATGTGGCGCTTGGAGCCTTGCAGGGCCCGGCCGATCCGATCTTCACCAGTGTCGTGGCTGCGAGCGTCGTACTTGTCTCCGGCCTTCATTTTGCGACCGGTCGCATGGAAGCGAGGCGCGAACGCGGTGAACGCACCGCTCAAGCCTCGCTGGAGCAGCAGGGCTGGGTCGTTGCCGGTGACCTCGACGAGATCGATGACGACTGCGCGAAGGTCGTCACCCTCGCCGAAGACGAACGGGTCGCCATCTTCAAGTATGACGGCAAGCTGTCGGCGATCACCAATGCCTGCGCCCACCAGAATGGTCCGCTCGGTGAGGGCAAGGTGCTCTGGGGCTGCATCACCTGTCCCTGGCATGGTTACCAGTACAATCTGGCTGACGGGCGCGCCCCGGCACCGTTTACCGAAAAGATCTCCACCTACCGGCTGCAGCTGATCGGCTCGACCATCCTGCTGGATCCGAACGCCCTTCCCCCCGGAACCCATGTGGACCCAGTCGAGATCGGAGACGCGGCATGA
- a CDS encoding alpha/beta fold hydrolase, translating to MNDNLLHIRDEGTGRPLVLIHGWSCPGQFFQGQIDALKSHARCIVPDLPGHGITAGRLPLSIASAADAVYAALVERELENIILVGWSMGALVSYALIERYGADRIAEFVAIDMSPKVLNTADWTNGTLNGLNADLNRHVLEAMVADWPKLPGRIALRLFAEGIEPAPGQLAAARKEIAAADPEMLRPMWASLTAQDFRPLLKDFPVPFHLAAGLKSQLYGEGVHAWHAANVPDYHFHGFENSGHAPHMEELDKFNALLRDLVRG from the coding sequence GTGAACGACAATTTGCTGCATATCCGGGATGAAGGCACGGGCCGGCCGCTGGTCCTGATCCATGGCTGGTCCTGTCCCGGGCAGTTCTTTCAAGGCCAGATCGATGCGCTGAAATCACACGCGCGGTGCATTGTTCCAGATCTTCCCGGCCATGGCATAACGGCGGGGCGCTTGCCGCTCTCCATCGCTTCGGCGGCCGATGCGGTCTATGCCGCCCTGGTCGAGCGGGAGCTTGAGAACATCATTCTGGTTGGCTGGTCGATGGGAGCGCTGGTTTCCTACGCCCTCATCGAGCGTTACGGCGCCGACCGGATTGCAGAATTCGTGGCCATCGACATGTCGCCGAAGGTGCTGAACACGGCAGACTGGACGAACGGCACCCTGAACGGCCTGAATGCGGACCTGAACCGGCATGTTCTGGAGGCCATGGTGGCCGACTGGCCAAAACTGCCCGGCCGGATTGCGTTGCGGCTGTTCGCGGAAGGGATTGAACCTGCTCCGGGGCAACTGGCTGCCGCCCGCAAGGAAATTGCTGCGGCAGACCCGGAAATGCTGCGCCCGATGTGGGCGTCGCTGACGGCACAGGACTTTCGGCCGCTCCTGAAAGACTTCCCGGTGCCGTTCCATCTGGCGGCGGGCCTCAAGAGCCAGCTTTATGGTGAAGGCGTGCATGCCTGGCACGCCGCGAACGTACCGGATTATCATTTCCACGGCTTCGAAAACTCCGGCCATGCGCCGCACATGGAAGAGCTGGATAAGTTCAACGCGTTGCTGCGGGACCTGGTGCGCGGTTAA
- a CDS encoding ABC transporter ATP-binding protein, producing the protein MADNLLTLSGVHTHIGPYHILQGVDLTVPVGGVTVLLGRNGAGKTTTLRTIMGLWTASQGDIRFEDHVITRLSTPEISRRGIAFVPEDMGIFTDLTVAENMILAAASGPLDTKRLAWIKELFPPIGTFWNSSAGTLSGGQKQMLSVARAIIEPRRLILIDEPTKGLAPAIIRAMTDALRELKETDTTILLVEQNFAMASSIGDTVAVMDDGRIIHSGCMQELSNDAGLQEKLMGLSLEAHQ; encoded by the coding sequence ATGGCCGACAATCTTCTGACACTCTCCGGTGTGCACACCCATATCGGCCCCTATCACATTCTCCAGGGCGTGGACCTGACGGTACCTGTGGGCGGTGTCACGGTGCTTCTGGGCCGCAATGGTGCCGGAAAGACCACCACCTTGCGCACGATCATGGGGCTCTGGACGGCCAGCCAGGGCGATATCCGTTTCGAGGACCATGTCATCACACGGCTGTCGACGCCGGAGATTTCCCGCCGGGGCATCGCTTTTGTCCCGGAAGACATGGGTATCTTCACAGACCTGACCGTGGCGGAGAACATGATCCTGGCCGCGGCCAGCGGACCCCTGGACACCAAGCGGCTCGCCTGGATCAAGGAACTGTTCCCGCCGATCGGCACGTTCTGGAATTCTTCTGCCGGAACCCTGTCCGGCGGCCAGAAACAGATGCTGTCGGTTGCAAGGGCGATCATCGAGCCGCGGCGCCTGATCCTGATCGACGAACCGACCAAGGGGCTCGCACCGGCGATCATCCGCGCGATGACCGATGCGCTGCGGGAGCTGAAGGAAACCGACACCACGATTCTGCTGGTGGAGCAGAACTTCGCGATGGCCTCTTCGATCGGCGACACGGTCGCCGTCATGGATGACGGCCGCATCATTCATTCCGGCTGCATGCAGGAGCTATCGAACGACGCCGGCTTGCAGGAAAAGCTGATGGGACTGAGCCTGGAGGCACATCAATGA
- a CDS encoding thiamine pyrophosphate-dependent enzyme: protein MDTENLDWIKVGTTDDLPEGRVKTVTARTTSICLSHFDGQWAAMDNHCPHQRGPLGEGSIEKGTDGKCWIRCPWHGWDFDPLTGAPPGGHEDSGQKIFPLKIEDGEIFVGLEAEPPHERTVTDVMAETMVNWGVKRIFGMVGHSNLGLADAIRLQVNKGNLGYVGIRHEGAAAFAASAYGKLTGKPAGCLTIAGPGATNLLTGLWDAKVDRAPVLALTGQVQTQVFGPGAFQDIDLKSAFEAVARFSQPVLSSSNHAELMTLALKTATLEQDVSHLIFPDDVQTIASDQAPSGPEGRVSRSEISPPPEDLQKAREMLQEAKRPVIIMGYGALQAREKVIELAEHLGAPVLTTFKGKGLIPDNHPNAAGVLGRSGTPIASWLMNEADLILALGSSFSNHTGIASYKTIIQVDYERMQLGKFHPVSLPIWGEIGAFCDAIRPKLEKSAHAAYQLAELFERWQIWRDEKETRLTEDRGQGIHSAAIFKVLTELCPEDAIIPVDVGNNTYSFGRYFEPRGQRILMSGYLGSIGFGLPAAIGAWCATQDFEEYRGRKVISISGDGGFGQYAMEFTTAVKYGMNITHILLNNSELGKISKEQRSGEWPVWETTLTNPSFAAFARLCGGHGHRVTDASELGDAIGAAIALDGPSLVEIVTDADLV, encoded by the coding sequence ATGGACACGGAAAATCTCGACTGGATCAAGGTCGGCACCACTGACGATCTGCCCGAAGGCCGGGTCAAGACGGTCACGGCCCGCACCACCTCGATCTGCCTGTCCCATTTCGACGGCCAGTGGGCGGCCATGGACAATCACTGCCCGCATCAGCGCGGTCCTCTGGGCGAAGGCTCCATCGAAAAGGGCACGGACGGCAAATGCTGGATCCGCTGCCCCTGGCATGGTTGGGATTTCGACCCGCTGACGGGTGCCCCTCCCGGTGGCCACGAGGATTCGGGCCAGAAGATCTTCCCTCTCAAGATCGAGGACGGCGAGATCTTTGTCGGCCTGGAAGCCGAACCGCCGCATGAGCGCACGGTGACCGACGTCATGGCCGAGACCATGGTCAACTGGGGCGTGAAACGCATCTTCGGCATGGTCGGCCATTCCAATCTCGGCCTTGCGGATGCCATTCGCCTGCAGGTCAACAAGGGTAATCTCGGTTATGTCGGTATTCGTCATGAGGGCGCAGCCGCCTTTGCGGCCTCCGCCTATGGCAAGCTGACCGGCAAACCCGCTGGCTGCCTGACAATTGCCGGACCGGGGGCCACCAATCTCCTGACCGGGCTCTGGGATGCCAAGGTCGACAGGGCGCCCGTCCTGGCCCTGACCGGCCAGGTACAGACCCAGGTGTTCGGGCCGGGTGCCTTTCAGGATATCGATCTGAAATCGGCGTTCGAGGCCGTCGCCCGGTTTTCGCAGCCCGTCCTGTCCTCATCCAACCATGCGGAACTGATGACGCTCGCGCTGAAGACCGCCACACTGGAGCAGGACGTCAGCCACCTGATTTTCCCGGACGACGTCCAGACCATCGCGAGCGACCAGGCTCCGTCCGGGCCCGAAGGACGGGTCTCCCGTTCCGAAATCAGCCCGCCGCCGGAGGACCTGCAAAAGGCCCGCGAGATGTTGCAGGAGGCCAAACGGCCCGTGATCATCATGGGCTACGGTGCGTTGCAGGCCCGTGAGAAGGTCATCGAACTGGCCGAACATCTGGGCGCACCGGTGCTGACGACCTTCAAGGGCAAGGGCCTGATACCGGACAATCATCCGAACGCCGCCGGTGTACTCGGGCGGTCCGGCACGCCGATCGCAAGCTGGCTGATGAACGAGGCCGATCTGATCCTGGCGCTCGGCAGTTCCTTCTCCAACCACACGGGCATTGCGTCTTACAAGACTATCATCCAGGTCGACTACGAGCGCATGCAGCTCGGCAAGTTCCATCCCGTTTCACTTCCCATCTGGGGCGAGATCGGCGCCTTCTGTGACGCAATCCGGCCGAAGCTGGAAAAGTCTGCGCATGCGGCCTATCAGCTCGCCGAACTTTTCGAACGCTGGCAAATCTGGCGCGATGAAAAGGAAACCCGTCTGACGGAAGACCGTGGCCAGGGCATTCACTCGGCTGCAATCTTCAAGGTCCTGACGGAGCTTTGCCCGGAAGACGCGATCATTCCGGTCGATGTCGGCAACAACACCTATTCCTTCGGCCGCTATTTCGAACCGCGCGGTCAGCGCATCCTGATGTCCGGCTATCTGGGCTCCATCGGCTTCGGTCTGCCGGCGGCGATCGGCGCCTGGTGCGCCACGCAGGATTTCGAGGAATACCGGGGCCGCAAGGTGATCTCGATTTCGGGTGACGGTGGCTTCGGCCAATACGCGATGGAGTTTACCACCGCCGTGAAATACGGCATGAACATCACCCATATCCTCCTGAACAATTCCGAACTCGGCAAGATTTCCAAGGAACAGCGTTCCGGTGAATGGCCAGTCTGGGAAACCACCCTCACGAACCCGTCCTTCGCCGCCTTCGCCCGGCTTTGCGGCGGGCATGGCCACCGGGTCACGGACGCCTCAGAGCTAGGGGATGCCATCGGCGCGGCAATCGCCCTTGACGGGCCGTCGCTGGTGGAAATCGTCACGGATGCGGATCTGGTGTGA